In Acinonyx jubatus isolate Ajub_Pintada_27869175 chromosome B3, VMU_Ajub_asm_v1.0, whole genome shotgun sequence, a genomic segment contains:
- the POLE2 gene encoding DNA polymerase epsilon subunit 2 isoform X2, with protein sequence MAPERLRNRAVTAFKLRGLLLRGEAVKYLTEALTPISEIELEDVLEKIIDAVEKQPLSSNMIERSVVEAAVQECSQSVDETMEHIFNIIGAFDIPRFVYSSERKKFLPLLMTNHPAPNLFGTARDKAELFRERYTILHQRTHRHELFTPPVIGSHPDETGSKFQLKTVETLLGSTTKIGDVIVLGMITQLKEGKFFLEDPTGTVQLDISKAQFHSGLYTESCFVLAEGWFEDQVFHVNAFGFPPTEPSSTTRAYYGNINFFGGPSNTSVKTSAKLKQLEEENKDAMFVFISDVWLDQGEVLGKLHTMFSGYSPAPPTCFILCGNFSSAPYGKNQVQALKDSLKTLADIICEYPNIHQSRFVFVPGPEDPGFGSILPRPPLAESITDEFRQRVPFSIFTTNPCRIQYCTQEIIVFREDLVNKMCRNCVHFPSSNLDIPNHFVKTILSQGHLTPLPLYVCPVYWAYDYALRVYPVPDLLVIADKYDPFTVTNTECLCMNPGSFPRSGFSFKVFYPSSKIVEDSKLQGF encoded by the exons tgAAGCTGTTAAGTACCTCACAGAAGCTCTTACACCTATCAGTGAAATAGAACTTGAAGATGTGCTGGAAAAGATCATTGATGCAGTTGAAAAGCAACCCT tGTCATCAAACATGATTGAACGATCTGTAGTGGAAGCAGCAGTCCAGGAATGCAGTCAGTCTGTAGATGAAACTAT GGAACATATTTTCAATATCATAGGAGCATTTGATATTCCACGCTTTGTGTAcagttcagaaagaaaaaaatttcttcc tctATTAATGACCAACCACCCTGCACCAAATTTATTTGGAACAGCAAGAGATAAAGCAGAGCTGTTTCGTGAACGATATACTATTTTGCACCAG AGGACACACAGACATGAATTATTTACTCCTCCAGTGATAGGTTCTCATCCTGATGAAACCGGAAGCAAATTCCAG CTTAAAACGGTAGAAACCCTATTGGGCAGTACAACCAAAATTGGAGATGTGATTGTTCTTGGAATGATAACCCAGTTAAAAGAG ggaAAATTTTTTCTGGAAGATCCTACGGGAACCGTACAACTGGATATTAGTAAAGCt CAGTTCCATAGTGGTTTATACACAGAGTCATGCTTTGTCTTAGCAGAAG GCTGGTTTGAAGATCAGGTGTTTCATGTCAATGCCTTCGGATTTCCACCCACTGAACCCTCTAGTACTACTAG GGCATACTatggaaatattaatttttttggagGGCCTTCTAATACATCTGTGAAGACTTCTGCAAAACTAAAACAACtagaagaagagaataaagatgCCATGTTTGTGTTTATATCTGACGTTTGGTTAGACCAAGGAGAAGTGTTGGGAAAACTTCACACCATGTTTTCTG gtTATTCACCAGCACCTCCAACCTGCTTTATTCTGTGTGGTAATTTTTCATCTGCACCATATGGAAAAAATCAAGTTCAAGCTTTGAAAG attccTTAAAAACTTTGGCAGACATAATATGTGAATATCCAAATATCCACCAAAG TCGTTTTGTGTTTGTTCCTGGTCCAGAGGATCCTGGATTTGGTTCCATCTTACCAAG GCCACCACTTGCTGAAAGCATCACTGATGAATTCAGACAAAGAGtaccattttcaatttttactacCAATCCTTGCAG AATTCAGTACTGTACACAAGAAATTATTGTCTTCCGTGAGGACTTAGTGAATAAAATGTGCAGAAACTGTGTCCACTTCCCTAGTAGCAATTTGGATATTCCTAATCAT TTTGTAAAGACGATCTTATCCCAAGGACACCTGACCCCTCTCCCCCTCTATGTCTGCCCAGTGTACTGGGCATATGACTATGCTCTGAGAGTGTACCCTGTGCCTGATCTCCTGGTCATTGCAGACAAATACGATCCTTTCACTGTGACCAATACAGAATGCCTCTGTATGAACCCG ggATCTTTTCCAAGAAGTGGATTTTCATTCAAAGTTTTTTATCCATCCAGTAAGATAGTAGAAGACAG CAAACTTCAAGGTTTCTGA
- the POLE2 gene encoding DNA polymerase epsilon subunit 2 isoform X1 — MAPERLRNRAVTAFKLRGLLLRGEAVKYLTEALTPISEIELEDVLEKIIDAVEKQPLSSNMIERSVVEAAVQECSQSVDETMEHIFNIIGAFDIPRFVYSSERKKFLPLLMTNHPAPNLFGTARDKAELFRERYTILHQRTHRHELFTPPVIGSHPDETGSKFQLKTVETLLGSTTKIGDVIVLGMITQLKEGKFFLEDPTGTVQLDISKAQFHSGLYTESCFVLAEGWFEDQVFHVNAFGFPPTEPSSTTRAYYGNINFFGGPSNTSVKTSAKLKQLEEENKDAMFVFISDVWLDQGEVLGKLHTMFSGYSPAPPTCFILCGNFSSAPYGKNQVQALKDSLKTLADIICEYPNIHQSSRFVFVPGPEDPGFGSILPRPPLAESITDEFRQRVPFSIFTTNPCRIQYCTQEIIVFREDLVNKMCRNCVHFPSSNLDIPNHFVKTILSQGHLTPLPLYVCPVYWAYDYALRVYPVPDLLVIADKYDPFTVTNTECLCMNPGSFPRSGFSFKVFYPSSKIVEDSKLQGF; from the exons tgAAGCTGTTAAGTACCTCACAGAAGCTCTTACACCTATCAGTGAAATAGAACTTGAAGATGTGCTGGAAAAGATCATTGATGCAGTTGAAAAGCAACCCT tGTCATCAAACATGATTGAACGATCTGTAGTGGAAGCAGCAGTCCAGGAATGCAGTCAGTCTGTAGATGAAACTAT GGAACATATTTTCAATATCATAGGAGCATTTGATATTCCACGCTTTGTGTAcagttcagaaagaaaaaaatttcttcc tctATTAATGACCAACCACCCTGCACCAAATTTATTTGGAACAGCAAGAGATAAAGCAGAGCTGTTTCGTGAACGATATACTATTTTGCACCAG AGGACACACAGACATGAATTATTTACTCCTCCAGTGATAGGTTCTCATCCTGATGAAACCGGAAGCAAATTCCAG CTTAAAACGGTAGAAACCCTATTGGGCAGTACAACCAAAATTGGAGATGTGATTGTTCTTGGAATGATAACCCAGTTAAAAGAG ggaAAATTTTTTCTGGAAGATCCTACGGGAACCGTACAACTGGATATTAGTAAAGCt CAGTTCCATAGTGGTTTATACACAGAGTCATGCTTTGTCTTAGCAGAAG GCTGGTTTGAAGATCAGGTGTTTCATGTCAATGCCTTCGGATTTCCACCCACTGAACCCTCTAGTACTACTAG GGCATACTatggaaatattaatttttttggagGGCCTTCTAATACATCTGTGAAGACTTCTGCAAAACTAAAACAACtagaagaagagaataaagatgCCATGTTTGTGTTTATATCTGACGTTTGGTTAGACCAAGGAGAAGTGTTGGGAAAACTTCACACCATGTTTTCTG gtTATTCACCAGCACCTCCAACCTGCTTTATTCTGTGTGGTAATTTTTCATCTGCACCATATGGAAAAAATCAAGTTCAAGCTTTGAAAG attccTTAAAAACTTTGGCAGACATAATATGTGAATATCCAAATATCCACCAAAG TAGTCGTTTTGTGTTTGTTCCTGGTCCAGAGGATCCTGGATTTGGTTCCATCTTACCAAG GCCACCACTTGCTGAAAGCATCACTGATGAATTCAGACAAAGAGtaccattttcaatttttactacCAATCCTTGCAG AATTCAGTACTGTACACAAGAAATTATTGTCTTCCGTGAGGACTTAGTGAATAAAATGTGCAGAAACTGTGTCCACTTCCCTAGTAGCAATTTGGATATTCCTAATCAT TTTGTAAAGACGATCTTATCCCAAGGACACCTGACCCCTCTCCCCCTCTATGTCTGCCCAGTGTACTGGGCATATGACTATGCTCTGAGAGTGTACCCTGTGCCTGATCTCCTGGTCATTGCAGACAAATACGATCCTTTCACTGTGACCAATACAGAATGCCTCTGTATGAACCCG ggATCTTTTCCAAGAAGTGGATTTTCATTCAAAGTTTTTTATCCATCCAGTAAGATAGTAGAAGACAG CAAACTTCAAGGTTTCTGA
- the POLE2 gene encoding DNA polymerase epsilon subunit 2 isoform X3, with the protein MRVCSYQPTVLRKFEAVKYLTEALTPISEIELEDVLEKIIDAVEKQPLSSNMIERSVVEAAVQECSQSVDETMEHIFNIIGAFDIPRFVYSSERKKFLPLLMTNHPAPNLFGTARDKAELFRERYTILHQRTHRHELFTPPVIGSHPDETGSKFQLKTVETLLGSTTKIGDVIVLGMITQLKEGKFFLEDPTGTVQLDISKAQFHSGLYTESCFVLAEGWFEDQVFHVNAFGFPPTEPSSTTRAYYGNINFFGGPSNTSVKTSAKLKQLEEENKDAMFVFISDVWLDQGEVLGKLHTMFSGYSPAPPTCFILCGNFSSAPYGKNQVQALKDSLKTLADIICEYPNIHQSSRFVFVPGPEDPGFGSILPRPPLAESITDEFRQRVPFSIFTTNPCRIQYCTQEIIVFREDLVNKMCRNCVHFPSSNLDIPNHFVKTILSQGHLTPLPLYVCPVYWAYDYALRVYPVPDLLVIADKYDPFTVTNTECLCMNPGSFPRSGFSFKVFYPSSKIVEDSKLQGF; encoded by the exons ATGCGTGTCTGTAGTTATCAACCTACAGTTTTGAGAAAATT tgAAGCTGTTAAGTACCTCACAGAAGCTCTTACACCTATCAGTGAAATAGAACTTGAAGATGTGCTGGAAAAGATCATTGATGCAGTTGAAAAGCAACCCT tGTCATCAAACATGATTGAACGATCTGTAGTGGAAGCAGCAGTCCAGGAATGCAGTCAGTCTGTAGATGAAACTAT GGAACATATTTTCAATATCATAGGAGCATTTGATATTCCACGCTTTGTGTAcagttcagaaagaaaaaaatttcttcc tctATTAATGACCAACCACCCTGCACCAAATTTATTTGGAACAGCAAGAGATAAAGCAGAGCTGTTTCGTGAACGATATACTATTTTGCACCAG AGGACACACAGACATGAATTATTTACTCCTCCAGTGATAGGTTCTCATCCTGATGAAACCGGAAGCAAATTCCAG CTTAAAACGGTAGAAACCCTATTGGGCAGTACAACCAAAATTGGAGATGTGATTGTTCTTGGAATGATAACCCAGTTAAAAGAG ggaAAATTTTTTCTGGAAGATCCTACGGGAACCGTACAACTGGATATTAGTAAAGCt CAGTTCCATAGTGGTTTATACACAGAGTCATGCTTTGTCTTAGCAGAAG GCTGGTTTGAAGATCAGGTGTTTCATGTCAATGCCTTCGGATTTCCACCCACTGAACCCTCTAGTACTACTAG GGCATACTatggaaatattaatttttttggagGGCCTTCTAATACATCTGTGAAGACTTCTGCAAAACTAAAACAACtagaagaagagaataaagatgCCATGTTTGTGTTTATATCTGACGTTTGGTTAGACCAAGGAGAAGTGTTGGGAAAACTTCACACCATGTTTTCTG gtTATTCACCAGCACCTCCAACCTGCTTTATTCTGTGTGGTAATTTTTCATCTGCACCATATGGAAAAAATCAAGTTCAAGCTTTGAAAG attccTTAAAAACTTTGGCAGACATAATATGTGAATATCCAAATATCCACCAAAG TAGTCGTTTTGTGTTTGTTCCTGGTCCAGAGGATCCTGGATTTGGTTCCATCTTACCAAG GCCACCACTTGCTGAAAGCATCACTGATGAATTCAGACAAAGAGtaccattttcaatttttactacCAATCCTTGCAG AATTCAGTACTGTACACAAGAAATTATTGTCTTCCGTGAGGACTTAGTGAATAAAATGTGCAGAAACTGTGTCCACTTCCCTAGTAGCAATTTGGATATTCCTAATCAT TTTGTAAAGACGATCTTATCCCAAGGACACCTGACCCCTCTCCCCCTCTATGTCTGCCCAGTGTACTGGGCATATGACTATGCTCTGAGAGTGTACCCTGTGCCTGATCTCCTGGTCATTGCAGACAAATACGATCCTTTCACTGTGACCAATACAGAATGCCTCTGTATGAACCCG ggATCTTTTCCAAGAAGTGGATTTTCATTCAAAGTTTTTTATCCATCCAGTAAGATAGTAGAAGACAG CAAACTTCAAGGTTTCTGA